A genomic window from Mobula hypostoma chromosome X1, sMobHyp1.1, whole genome shotgun sequence includes:
- the LOC134340431 gene encoding probable G-protein coupled receptor 139 — translation MAALLDRYLSVHRILYVFIAVVGVPVNLVAIAILSRGKCGLSTCTTRYLVAMAAADLLTVVTQVILNQINLYYFPWSFLSITPVCSVIDTVRYTATDCSVWFTVTFTFDRFVAICCQKLKIKYCTGKTATVFLTITGILFCMKNIPRYFTWEPKEIIDSVPWFCDLMDNVFTDPGWVAYDWLDSVLSPFLPFAGILLLNALTVRHILVSSRARKGLKGQSKGEIRSDPEMESRRRSVVLLFTLSGNFILLWLTLVVKFIYYQVSGKGFDFNDSEWIFHYIGVLLRDFSCCTNTFIYSVTQSKFREQMISAVKYLVTSLLQYIKKTVY, via the coding sequence tgAATTTAGTAGCGATTGCGATCCTGTCCCGGGGGAAGTGCGGCCTCTCTACCTGcaccactcgctacctggtggccatggcaGCGGCGGATCTACTGACCGTTGTCACCCAGGTAATTTTGAATCAAATCAATTTGTATTACTTCCCGTGGAGTTTTCTGAGCATCACCCCAGTGTGCAGTGTTATTGATACAGTGAGATACACAGCCACAGActgttctgtctggttcaccgTTACTTTCACCTTTGATCGGTTTGTCGCCATTTGCTGCCAGAAGCTGAAAATAAAATACTGCACCGGGAAAACCGCGACTGTGTTTCTAACAATAACCGGCATACTGTTCTGCATGAAAAATATTCCCCGATATTTCACATGGGAGCCCAAGGAGATCATCGACAGTGTACCGTGGTTCTGTGATCTCATGGACAATGTTTTCACTGACCCCGGGTGGGTAGCCTATGACTGGCTCGACTCGGTTTTATCACCGTTCCTGCCTTTCGCTGGGATCCTGCTGCTCAACGCTCTGACAGTCAGACACATTTTAGTCTCCAGTCGGGCCCGCAAGGGGCTGAAGGGTCAGAGCAAGGGGGAGATCcgcagtgacccggagatggagagcaggaggaggtctgtgGTTTTACTCTTCACCCTCTCCGGCAACTTCATCCTCCTGTGGTTAACACTGGTTGTAAAGTTCATATATTATCAGGTCTCAGGAAAAGGATTCGATTTCAATGATTCTGAATGGATATTTCACTATATCGGGGTTTTACTGAGGGATTTCAGCTGCTGCACGAACACATTTATTTACTCGGTGACTCAGTCGAAATTCAGGGAGCAAATGATCAGCGCGGTGAAATATCTAGTCACCTCGTTACTTCAGTACATTAAAAAAACCGTGTACTGA